From Enterococcus mediterraneensis, the proteins below share one genomic window:
- a CDS encoding LacI family DNA-binding transcriptional regulator — MASIRDIAKMAGVSAASVSRILNNDQTFSINEHTRQRVIEIANQVNYSKEKNKRGSRNTGDDLAIALIVRHSAESELDDPYFQHIRQGIEKEAAKWRLKVVRVFRMRDKQKDWQQLQKYGAVIMIGEMTTDALEEVMKYNQKLILVDNYQNDAQYDCIRTDFASKTFEILDTLYAKGHRNIAFIGGIASKVDKDGEVHFYKEEVRAEQYRQWMKLKDLEQFSHSFQKDWSPESGLQMAEEMLALNPRPTAVVVASDPMSVGVYRAINVRGLRIPEDISVISFDDIEMARYMNPALSSVRMEAQEMGRLAVNMAKERILETRTMPITVICASQLIIRESVD; from the coding sequence ATGGCAAGTATTCGTGATATAGCTAAAATGGCAGGAGTCTCGGCCGCAAGTGTTTCCAGAATCTTAAATAATGATCAAACCTTCAGTATCAATGAACATACCCGTCAGCGAGTGATCGAGATCGCAAACCAAGTCAACTATTCTAAAGAAAAAAACAAGCGGGGCTCTCGGAATACAGGAGATGATCTGGCAATCGCCTTGATCGTGCGGCATAGTGCAGAAAGTGAACTGGATGATCCGTATTTCCAACATATTCGCCAAGGTATCGAAAAAGAAGCAGCCAAATGGCGTTTGAAAGTAGTGCGGGTCTTTCGAATGCGGGATAAACAAAAGGACTGGCAACAGTTGCAAAAATACGGTGCAGTCATCATGATCGGGGAAATGACCACCGACGCGTTGGAAGAAGTGATGAAGTATAATCAAAAGCTCATTCTAGTGGACAACTATCAAAATGATGCTCAATATGATTGTATCCGCACTGATTTTGCGTCAAAGACGTTCGAGATCTTGGATACGCTATATGCTAAAGGTCATCGTAATATCGCATTTATCGGCGGGATTGCCAGTAAGGTAGATAAAGACGGAGAAGTACATTTCTACAAAGAAGAAGTTCGAGCGGAGCAGTATCGACAATGGATGAAGCTGAAGGATCTGGAACAGTTCAGCCACAGTTTTCAAAAAGACTGGTCTCCTGAGAGCGGTCTGCAGATGGCAGAAGAGATGTTGGCATTAAATCCGCGTCCTACTGCGGTGGTGGTCGCCAGTGACCCGATGTCAGTAGGTGTCTATCGCGCCATCAATGTCCGAGGTTTGCGAATACCGGAAGATATCTCTGTTATCAGCTTTGATGATATCGAAATGGCAAGATACATGAACCCAGCGCTGTCCAGTGTTCGGATGGAGGCCCAAGAAATGGGACGATTGGCTGTGAATATGGCGAAAGAACGAATCTTAGAAACGCGGACAATGCCGATCACTGTTATCTGTGCCAGTCAGTTGATCATCAGAGAATCAGTCGATTGA